The bacterium DNA window AATGCGCGGCGGCTATGCGAAGTGGTGGGACGACGAGCCGTCTGCGGGTCGGAGGAGCGACATTTCGTATAGCCGTCTGTTCGACGAAGTGCTGGAGCGCAGCGGAGGCATGGAGGAGGACAGACGGGAACCGCCGCGCATTCGGCAAAATGCACGGAGCGGAGCGGAGGCATTTTGGCGAACTCGTTATTATGCGAAGTTGATTTCGTGTTTGCATCACATTCGTACATGATATGCGAACTCACGATGGCGCATCGGCGCAGGGCTCGCTACGCCTTCCCGAGGGTCTTGGTTCCCTCTGTCCACTCTACGGGACAGAGTTCGCCGGTTTGGAGGGCTTTGAGGACGCGGAGCGTCTCATCAACGGAGCGTCCGACGGAGCCGGAGCTGACGACGATGTAGCGGAGGATGCCTTCGGGATCAATGATGAAGAGTCCGCGCTCTGCGAGGCCGTCTTGTGCGTTGTAGACCCCGTAGGCCTCGGCAACTTCGTGGGTGGTGTCTGCGAGAACGGGGTAGTGCACATCCTGGAGGTCTCGCTCGAACCAGTTCTTGTGGCTCCAGGCGGAATCCGTGGAGCATGCGAGGACTTTTGCGGAGAGTGCAGAGAACTCGGATTCCTTGGTTGCGAATCCGCGAATCTCGGTGGGGCAGATGAAGGTGAAATCGCGCGGGTAGAAGAAGAGGACGAGCCACGATCCGCGGTAGTCCGCGAGACCTACTTCCGTGAAGTCGCGTTTACCCTGCTCGTACGCGGTGACACCGGTGAACGACGGTGCTGGCTGTCCAATGGTTGGACATCCGCATGATTTTCCTCCGATAAAATCGTCTTTGCAGCATTGCATAGGTGATGTGATGGTGAGGGTGGAGAAAAAATTGTGTGAGATTGCCACGTCGAGGACTCCTCGCAATGACGAAAAAGGCGAATTACGCGCGCATGATCCCTCGCGTGCGTTCGTATACGGTTGTTGCGGCTTTCCAGTTGAGGTTCTTCCAGAAATCCTCGATGTAGGCCTTGCGGTCTGCGCCGTAGTCCATGAAGTAGGCGTGCTCGTAGACGTCGAGCACGATAATGGGGATCGCGCCCCAGACACCGCCCTGGTTGTGGGCATCACCGGAGTAGATTTTCAGACGCGCGAGGTGCGTGTCCCACGCGAGTACGACCCATCCGCGCACCGCCATGCCGGTGGCGGAGAAAAAGTTTACGAACGTCTCCAGGGAGCCCCACTTTTCCGTGATCGCATCGGCGAGCGCACCTTCGGGCTTGCCGTCGCCACCGAGGACGTTGAAGTAGTACTCGTGGAGGTAGACACCGTTCGTCGCGAACGTCTCGGCATCGCGGAGCGCACGGAGCTCTGAGTAGGTCTGGTTCGCCGCGCTGAGCCCTGCGGCATCCTTCGAGATCGCCGCGAGTTTCTCTGCGACCTCCGCCATCTTCTTCACATACCCCACGTAGAGCTTGTCGTGATGGATGGCGAGCGCCTTGTCCGAGATCCCCGTGAGGGATGTTTGGAATGGGAGTGGCGCGGGTTCGTACGATGTTGCTGATGCCATACGGTTCATGCTTCGGGGTAGAGCTGATTCCCCTCTTCATCATAGAGGAAGATTGCTTTCGTGGGACAGGACTGTGCGGCCATGAGGACCGTGTCGAAATCGGCAAGGTGGGACTCGTAGCCGAGGACGAAGACGGCCTTGTTCTCATCGTCCAAATCGAACACGTCCGGCGCGATCGTGACGCACGACGCGGCGCCGATGCAGAGGTCTCGGTCAATGACAATTTTCGCAATTTTTGGCATAGGTGTATCCTTTCCCCAGCATACCAGAACACCACCCGCAGGGAAGGGGGTGGTGTCACTGATAGAAGACCTCGTTGACTTCGGGGCAGCGCTCACGGATGCGCTTCTCGACACCGAGGCCAAAGGTCATGACGGACATGGGGCAGCCCTTGCAGGTGCCGATGAGCTCGAGCGTGATGTTATTGTCCGCGTCCACCTCGACGAGCTTCGCATTGCCCTTGTGCGATTCCAAAAACGGACGGATCTCCTCGAGGATCGCTTCAATTTTTTCGGTGATGGTTGGTTGGCTCATGTGAACGGTCATATACGTTGACGCACCCCCTCTCGCTCCCCCTCTAGAAGAGGGGGAGGACCGGAGGACTCTACCCGTAGTACTTCTCGTGGTAGAAACGGATGAGCTGCTCGATCTCCGGAATGGACTCGGGGTCCCCGACGCCAACCTTGAGTTTCTGTTGCACATCCTCAAGCGTCTGCGCGCCTTCGAGCACCGCCTCTTCGATGTCCTTATCCGTGATGTTGAGACGTGCGTCAATGACGCGAGCGTGCTCTACAAGAACGCGCTCATGTTGTGCAGATGCGCGGAAGTACTCGTTCACGGCCTTGCGGAATGCCTTGTCCGCGAGCACGGAGCAGTGGATCTTCCGATTCGGCAGCCCCGCGAGCCGCTCCATGACGTGCTGGGGTTTGATCTTCAGTGCATCGGTGAGCACCATGCCACCGTCCTCCGTACACATGACGGAGAACATGGACGTTGATGCAATCGCGGAGCCGCAGCCGAACGTCTGCCACTTGAGATCGCGAATCGTGTCCGAGGTGCGATCCACCTTGATCCAAATTTTCATGACATCGCCGCACGCGGGCGATCCCACCATGCCGACCGCATCGAACTCGCCCTCCTTGGGGTCCTCGAGGAGGAGGTTGCGCGGGTTGAAGAAGTGGTCCTTCACGATATCGGAGTAGACCCATTTCTCGCCCGTGTGTTCGTTGACGATCTCGGCGTTGGCCATTTGCCGGGCGGTTATTTTTTTCGCGTTGGTGGTCATACGGGTGGTGGAGCGTGTGAGATTTCTCGCTTCGAGGACTCGCTCGAAATGACATGGTGAGAGGGCTTGCTTGAGGTGGCGGGAACGGCTCGCGGCTGTCGGCTTGAAGCTTGGAGCTTACTTCGACTCCCAGTGGGGGCGCTGACCGACGAGTGCTTGCGCGGTTTCCCGTGAGGCGCCGGAGCCAACCGTTTTCTTCGCGTCCATCTCCAGGCGCACCGGACTGATCTCCCGCAGGCGCTTGACGATGGCGGGGAGTTCATCGAGTACCTCCGCGAGTTCTTCCCGTGTCGTGGCGCGACCAAACGTGAAACGGATGCTCGCGTGCGCGTACTCGTAGGGACGACCGATGGCGAGGATGACGTGCGACGGGTCGAGCGTCTGCGAGTCGCACGCGGAACCCGTGGCGGCGGCGATACCCTTGGCGTCGAGGTAGAGCAGCGCGGCTTCGCCCTCGATGTCGAGGATGGAGACGTTCACGTTGTTCGGCAGACGATCCGTCGGATGGCCGTTGAGGACAACTTTTGGCACGCGCTGCTGCACCTCGCTGATGAACCAGTCACGCAGTGTCGTGAGACGTGTGGACTCGGCCTCGCGATCCCCCGTCGCGATTTCGAGTGCGGTGGCAAGCCCGATGGCGCCCGGGACGTTCTCCGTACCGGAACGCATGCGCTGCTCCTGGCCACCGCCGAACACGAGCGGCTCGATGCGGACACCGCGGCGCTTGTAGAGCACGCCGATACCCTTGGGGCCGTAGCACTTGGAGCCGTTCACGGTCATGAGATCCACGCCGAGCTTCTGGACATCGAGATCGAGGAATCCCGATGCCTGGCACGCATCCGTGTGGAAGAAGGGGGCATCTGCGCGCGTGCGGCCGTGCTGCTCCTTCCACTGTCGGATCGCGTGCGCGATCTTTGCAATCGGCTCGATCGTTCCGATCTCATTGTTCGCGAGCATAATGGAGACGAGCGTCGTATCCTCGCGGAGCGCGCTCGCTACCTGCTCCGGTGTCACCATGCCGTACGCGTCTACCGGAAGAATCGTCGTATCGAACCCTTCGCGCTTCGCGAGGTGCGCGACCGCACTGAGGACCGCGTGGTGCTCGATGGCCGTGGTGATGAGGTGCTTGCCGCGCGTCGCATGGGCGCGCGCGATGCCGAGCACCGCCATATTATCCGACTCCGTGCCGGATGCGGTGAAGATGAGCTCCTCCGGAGTACAGGCAAACACACGACTAATCCGCGCCCGTGCGTCATCGAGCGCCTGCTTCGCGCGGCGACCGGTCGTGTAGAGGGACGATGGATTCCCGTACTCCTCAGTGAAGTACGGTGCCATGGATGCGACAACGCGGGGATCCGTTGGTGTCGTCGCGGCGTGATCGAGATAGATAGAACGCTTCGTGTGCATAGGGAGGATGCGTGCGCTCATGCGCTGAAGTCCTGGAGCGTCATGCGATCGAGCTCCGTATCTATGGTCTGCTTGAGGCGCTGGAAGAACTTTTTGGACGCACAGGTACCCTCCTGGGGACACGCGGCATCCGCACCAGCGTCCTGGCAATGTGCGAGGACGACGGGACCTTCGAGTGCGCGGACGATCTCGCCCATCGTCATCGCGTTCGGCGCTTTCGAGAGCCGATAGCCGCCGGTGCGACCGCGCATGCTCGAGACGAGCCCCGCTGCGCGGAGTGCGCGCACGAGCTCCTCGAGGTACTTCTCGGAGAGACCCATACGTTGTGCGATGACGCGAACGCTCACGGGACGATCGCCTTCTGCACGGCTGAGCTCCGTGATGAAAACGACACCGTGGTGGCTCCTGCTTGAAATCTTAAAGTTTCGATGGAGTTCCATAGAGGGGTTGCGGAGTTCGCATACTGGTATGGCCGGGATTGCCACGTCGAGGACTCCTCGCAATGACACGCGTTCGCAGGAGCTCTCAAAGAGAAAACCCTAGGGTTCCCTAGGATTTTCTACTGTACCGCAAATTCCTGGTACTGTCAAGGCCTTTTTCCGTGGTACCGGATATCTTCTTCAATTTCAGCGAGTTTCTCCTGAATACCATCGAAAACCTCCCGTCCATCATCGAGGAGATCATGGACGACATCGCGGTCTCCGAGTTTCTTCCCAAAGCAGCTTGCGAGCGAGTCGAGGACGCGCATGCAGAACGCGGATGCCTGCCAGTAGCCAACCGCCGCGACCTGGAGCTCCAGGACATCTTCGCTGCATGAGCCACGGAACCCAAAGGCAATTTTCGCCGGAATGAGGAGCACATTGATACCGACGCGGTAGCAATCGCGATCGCGCGGAACGTCGCGCTGATCGAGAACCTCACGCGACCATCGCTGGCACGCGCAGGCCCACAAGGACGCGAGCTCGTAGAGTGAATCCTCTTGGAGCTCGGGGACATCCGATGCGTCGTCTATTGCATTGGCATCGTGTTGTTCCTCCCACTGTCGCGCCGGTGACCGCCCCACGTCCCATGTACCCTCGTTGCTCGGTGGGGCATCCTCAACGGGTTCCTGGAGCTCGAGCCCTTTGAGACGCTCGAGAAACTTTGTCTCCATGAGCGCGGGATCCTCCATCGCTGCGCAGAACGCGTCGAGATCGTGATTGAAGAGCGTGCGCATGGTCGCATCGTCTGCGAACAGTGTCTCGTACTGTTCGCGCCGAATGTTCCGTTCGTCCGTCTCCGTGGATGGCGCGGCCTTTGCCGACGCGCCCGTGCGATCACCGCGCGCGCGAAGCAACTCGTGGAACGCTTCCTCGAGCATGTCAGATGTATCGCGTTGGAAGAAATACGGACGCAAGTCGCCGCGATGATCCCCGCGATCTGAGAAGCGATGTTTGGTGTGTTGCATAGGTGAGACCACGAACGCCCTCGCGTCATCGTCGCTCCTACGGTGAGCGTACCATAGCGCTTGACACCGCGAAACGGACGGAGAGCGCGTCCAGACGCGCGCGGCAATCCATCGCCGTCGCTGCGGTTTTTCGAATGCGTGCCTTCTCTCTGCGGATGTACTTCCGAATGCTTCGGGGGAGTGATGCGTTCGCCATACTGTTTCGTGTTCATTCAACACTGCAACGTCGCTGCAATGTCGCGTTGGATGCGCTCAATCTGCTGCGGGGGGAGATGTGTCCGACGGGCGAGCTCGCGGGTGGAGGAGCCCGCAACATCGTGGCAGAGC harbors:
- a CDS encoding peroxiredoxin, which gives rise to MQCCKDDFIGGKSCGCPTIGQPAPSFTGVTAYEQGKRDFTEVGLADYRGSWLVLFFYPRDFTFICPTEIRGFATKESEFSALSAKVLACSTDSAWSHKNWFERDLQDVHYPVLADTTHEVAEAYGVYNAQDGLAERGLFIIDPEGILRYIVVSSGSVGRSVDETLRVLKALQTGELCPVEWTEGTKTLGKA
- a CDS encoding superoxide dismutase: MASATSYEPAPLPFQTSLTGISDKALAIHHDKLYVGYVKKMAEVAEKLAAISKDAAGLSAANQTYSELRALRDAETFATNGVYLHEYYFNVLGGDGKPEGALADAITEKWGSLETFVNFFSATGMAVRGWVVLAWDTHLARLKIYSGDAHNQGGVWGAIPIIVLDVYEHAYFMDYGADRKAYIEDFWKNLNWKAATTVYERTRGIMRA
- a CDS encoding ferredoxin: MPKIAKIVIDRDLCIGAASCVTIAPDVFDLDDENKAVFVLGYESHLADFDTVLMAAQSCPTKAIFLYDEEGNQLYPEA
- a CDS encoding NifU family protein, giving the protein MSQPTITEKIEAILEEIRPFLESHKGNAKLVEVDADNNITLELIGTCKGCPMSVMTFGLGVEKRIRERCPEVNEVFYQ
- a CDS encoding iron-sulfur cluster assembly scaffold protein, whose amino-acid sequence is MTTNAKKITARQMANAEIVNEHTGEKWVYSDIVKDHFFNPRNLLLEDPKEGEFDAVGMVGSPACGDVMKIWIKVDRTSDTIRDLKWQTFGCGSAIASTSMFSVMCTEDGGMVLTDALKIKPQHVMERLAGLPNRKIHCSVLADKAFRKAVNEYFRASAQHERVLVEHARVIDARLNITDKDIEEAVLEGAQTLEDVQQKLKVGVGDPESIPEIEQLIRFYHEKYYG
- a CDS encoding cysteine desulfurase family protein codes for the protein MHTKRSIYLDHAATTPTDPRVVASMAPYFTEEYGNPSSLYTTGRRAKQALDDARARISRVFACTPEELIFTASGTESDNMAVLGIARAHATRGKHLITTAIEHHAVLSAVAHLAKREGFDTTILPVDAYGMVTPEQVASALREDTTLVSIMLANNEIGTIEPIAKIAHAIRQWKEQHGRTRADAPFFHTDACQASGFLDLDVQKLGVDLMTVNGSKCYGPKGIGVLYKRRGVRIEPLVFGGGQEQRMRSGTENVPGAIGLATALEIATGDREAESTRLTTLRDWFISEVQQRVPKVVLNGHPTDRLPNNVNVSILDIEGEAALLYLDAKGIAAATGSACDSQTLDPSHVILAIGRPYEYAHASIRFTFGRATTREELAEVLDELPAIVKRLREISPVRLEMDAKKTVGSGASRETAQALVGQRPHWESK
- a CDS encoding Rrf2 family transcriptional regulator, encoding MELHRNFKISSRSHHGVVFITELSRAEGDRPVSVRVIAQRMGLSEKYLEELVRALRAAGLVSSMRGRTGGYRLSKAPNAMTMGEIVRALEGPVVLAHCQDAGADAACPQEGTCASKKFFQRLKQTIDTELDRMTLQDFSA